The following are encoded in a window of Verrucomicrobiota bacterium genomic DNA:
- a CDS encoding efflux RND transporter periplasmic adaptor subunit, translated as MKKLVIWLVVLAALGGGGWWAYQKYPDTFAFLKPAQPQAKKSGRPTTATATSRDISFAVFAAGDIGPADQVSVRPEVSGKIAVLAVDIGDKVKKGDVLFSLDDSDLQIERSQRLTEIEAAKLQIEGARLTVEKLQLNYNRTEQIFQNKAPLERSQRQTEIDAAKLQIESARLTLEKSQINFDRTKRLYEDKLLSKEVFENAQAELDQARNNHALASNSHQKLLTHEVLENAKAELDLAKNNHALARNNHERSLKALQLVEDKISKTKILAPFDCTVLTRPVSVGQAVSGSSGVNSGTEVLTIANLADMVITAHINQADVTRLKVGQKVDVEVEAVAGLKLTGTVDRIAPQATIRNSIKGYTTRILLRNADTAVRPGMTANLAIPLASAENVIAVPLAAVFSEKGDRFVYVKKDEKFIRQPIRIGVSDYDYCEVQTGLEGGETVSLIQPADDVGIVSAAFQGGKGAKGGKGAKMGAKGGYKGGGEGTGATGTSGGGKGGGEGGTGGGASGGKGGRPGGGKGGTGGGKPVEGGSKSNGTGP; from the coding sequence ATGAAGAAGCTGGTCATCTGGCTCGTTGTCCTCGCAGCCCTTGGCGGCGGCGGCTGGTGGGCTTACCAAAAGTATCCGGACACGTTCGCCTTCCTCAAGCCCGCGCAGCCGCAGGCGAAGAAATCCGGCCGGCCCACGACGGCGACCGCCACGTCCCGCGACATCAGTTTCGCCGTCTTCGCCGCCGGTGACATCGGCCCCGCGGATCAGGTTTCCGTCCGCCCCGAAGTCAGCGGCAAGATCGCCGTCCTCGCCGTGGACATCGGTGACAAGGTGAAGAAAGGCGACGTGCTGTTCTCGCTCGACGACTCCGATTTGCAGATCGAGCGCAGCCAGCGGCTGACGGAGATCGAGGCGGCCAAACTTCAGATCGAAGGCGCGCGCCTGACCGTCGAGAAACTGCAACTCAACTACAACCGCACGGAGCAAATCTTCCAGAACAAGGCGCCGCTGGAGCGCAGCCAGCGCCAGACGGAGATTGACGCCGCCAAGCTGCAGATCGAAAGCGCTCGGCTCACCCTCGAGAAGAGCCAGATCAACTTCGACCGCACCAAACGCCTCTACGAGGACAAACTGCTCTCCAAGGAAGTCTTCGAAAACGCCCAGGCCGAGCTCGACCAGGCCCGCAACAACCACGCGCTCGCCAGCAACAGCCACCAGAAACTCCTCACCCACGAAGTGCTCGAGAACGCCAAGGCCGAGCTCGACCTCGCCAAGAACAACCACGCCCTCGCCCGCAACAACCACGAGCGCTCCCTCAAGGCGCTGCAACTCGTCGAGGACAAGATTTCCAAGACCAAGATTCTCGCGCCGTTCGACTGCACCGTGCTCACGCGGCCTGTCTCCGTGGGGCAGGCCGTGAGCGGTTCGAGCGGCGTCAACAGCGGCACCGAGGTCCTCACCATCGCCAACCTCGCCGACATGGTCATCACCGCGCACATTAATCAGGCTGACGTGACACGCCTCAAAGTCGGGCAGAAGGTGGACGTCGAGGTCGAAGCCGTCGCGGGCCTCAAGCTCACCGGCACGGTGGATCGCATCGCCCCGCAGGCGACGATCCGCAATTCCATCAAGGGCTACACGACGCGCATCCTGTTGCGCAACGCCGACACCGCCGTGCGGCCCGGCATGACCGCAAACCTTGCCATTCCGCTCGCCAGCGCGGAAAACGTCATCGCCGTCCCTCTCGCCGCCGTCTTCAGCGAGAAGGGCGACCGGTTTGTTTACGTGAAGAAGGACGAGAAGTTCATCCGCCAGCCGATCCGCATTGGCGTGTCCGATTACGACTACTGCGAAGTCCAAACCGGCCTCGAAGGCGGCGAAACCGTGTCGCTCATCCAACCCGCCGACGATGTCGGCATCGTCTCCGCCGCGTTTCAGGGTGGCAAAGGCGCCAAGGGCGGCAAAGGCGCCAAGATGGGCGCCAAGGGCGGCTACAAAGGCGGTGGTGAAGGCACTGGCGCGACCGGCACGAGCGGCGGGGGCAAGGGCGGTGGCGAAGGCGGCACGGGTGGCGGCGCGAGTGGCGGCAAAGGCGGACGCCCCGGCGGCGGCAAAGGCGGCACCGGCGGAGGCAAGCCGGTGGAAGGCGGTTCGAAGTCCAACGGCACGGGTCCGTAG
- a CDS encoding ABC transporter ATP-binding protein — translation MALIEVRNVSKLYHLGGEEIRALDDVSLDIDGGEFISIIGPSGSGKSTLMHILGCLDTPTKGTVSLDGEMIHSLSSRQLATVRNRKIGFVFQFFNLLPKLNVLQNVELPMIYADVSSRERRDRAMRALEMVDMQNRAKHRPLQLSGGQQQRAAIARALVNDPKIVFADEPTGNLDSHTGETILHLFHELSKKGRTIALVTHDPEIAAVTPRRIEIRDGKIARNVDAKLGGQADAPKFALPTN, via the coding sequence ATGGCCCTCATCGAAGTCCGCAACGTCAGCAAGCTCTACCACCTCGGCGGCGAGGAAATCCGGGCGCTCGACGACGTCTCGCTCGACATCGACGGCGGCGAGTTCATCTCCATCATCGGACCCTCCGGCAGCGGCAAGTCCACGCTCATGCACATCCTCGGCTGCCTCGACACGCCGACCAAGGGCACCGTGAGCCTCGACGGCGAGATGATCCACTCCCTGTCCAGCCGCCAGCTCGCCACCGTCCGCAACCGCAAGATCGGGTTCGTCTTCCAGTTCTTCAACCTCCTGCCCAAGCTCAACGTCCTCCAAAACGTCGAGCTCCCGATGATCTACGCCGATGTCTCCTCGCGCGAGCGACGCGACCGCGCCATGCGCGCGCTCGAGATGGTGGACATGCAGAACCGCGCGAAGCACCGGCCGCTCCAGCTTTCCGGCGGACAACAACAGCGCGCCGCCATCGCCCGCGCGCTCGTGAACGACCCGAAGATCGTCTTCGCCGACGAGCCCACGGGAAACCTCGACTCGCATACCGGCGAAACCATCCTCCACCTGTTCCACGAACTCAGCAAAAAGGGCCGCACCATCGCCCTCGTGACCCACGACCCCGAGATCGCCGCCGTCACGCCACGCCGCATCGAGATTCGCGACGGCAAGATCGCCCGCAATGTGGACGCCAAGCTCGGCGGGCAGGCCGACGCCCCGAAGTTCGCCCTGCCCACGAACTGA
- a CDS encoding Gfo/Idh/MocA family oxidoreductase, with protein MKLRLGFLGIGSMGISHVQQWHVKLAARSTCAALCGRNEANLKRALAVAPDAKVFSDERELIHSPLVDAVAISTPNFTHVPLAIETLRAGKHLFLEKPCGISQDECAQLLDAAGHTDRVVMIGHELRYSPYFQRIKALVDAGEIGRPRMTWTREFRGPFQPKSGQWIQDIRRSGGMLVDKNCHQFDLMNWWCGGKPARVSAFGRSAVMRIVEPAHQVNDHATVSYEYDNGVLGSLQICLFGRDFPDEELEMGIVGEAGSLQTRIRAPRQRAATSHPASGHPLPPSDEGRGKSEGCFSAEPATDGTLEILQWKLGAKQKEPIIHRVESRRGEGWGNHLGFDEMHAAFLDAVLDGRRPLTTVADCVDATRLCIAAEESIKNKSVVKVP; from the coding sequence ATGAAACTCCGCCTTGGCTTCCTCGGCATCGGCAGCATGGGCATCAGCCACGTGCAGCAATGGCACGTGAAACTCGCCGCACGCTCGACCTGCGCCGCCCTTTGCGGACGCAACGAAGCCAACCTCAAGCGCGCCCTCGCCGTTGCGCCGGATGCGAAAGTCTTCTCCGACGAACGCGAGCTGATCCATTCGCCCCTCGTGGACGCCGTCGCCATTTCCACGCCCAACTTCACGCACGTCCCGCTTGCGATCGAAACACTTCGCGCGGGCAAACATCTCTTTCTCGAAAAGCCCTGCGGCATTTCGCAGGACGAGTGCGCGCAGTTGCTCGACGCCGCGGGCCACACGGACCGCGTGGTGATGATCGGCCACGAGTTGCGCTACTCGCCCTACTTCCAGCGCATCAAGGCGCTTGTGGACGCCGGCGAAATCGGCCGGCCGCGCATGACCTGGACGCGCGAGTTCCGCGGGCCGTTCCAGCCCAAGTCCGGCCAGTGGATTCAGGACATCCGCCGCTCCGGCGGGATGCTCGTGGACAAGAACTGCCACCAGTTCGACCTGATGAACTGGTGGTGCGGTGGCAAGCCCGCGCGCGTCTCGGCGTTCGGGCGCAGCGCCGTCATGCGCATCGTCGAGCCGGCGCACCAGGTCAACGACCACGCAACCGTGAGCTACGAATACGACAACGGCGTGCTCGGCTCGCTGCAAATCTGCCTCTTCGGCCGAGACTTCCCGGACGAGGAACTCGAAATGGGAATCGTCGGCGAAGCCGGCTCGCTCCAGACGCGCATCCGAGCCCCGCGCCAGCGTGCCGCCACCTCTCACCCAGCCTCCGGCCACCCTCTCCCCCCATCCGATGAGGGGAGAGGGAAGAGTGAGGGGTGTTTCTCGGCTGAACCCGCAACCGACGGCACTCTTGAAATCCTTCAGTGGAAACTCGGCGCGAAGCAGAAGGAACCCATCATCCACCGCGTCGAGAGCAGGCGCGGCGAAGGGTGGGGCAACCACCTCGGCTTCGACGAAATGCACGCGGCCTTCCTCGACGCCGTGCTTGATGGCAGACGCCCGCTCACGACCGTGGCCGATTGCGTGGATGCCACGCGCCTCTGCATCGCGGCGGAGGAGAGCATCAAAAACAAGAGTGTGGTAAAAGTCCCATAG
- the fsa gene encoding fructose-6-phosphate aldolase, translated as MKLFIDTADVAQIREAWSWGIIDGVTTNPTHVMKTGRNPDDVYREILALVDGPVSLETIATEAPAIVSEGRALAKLGPNVVVKVPVIREGLKAVKALSSEGIKTNVTLNFSPLQALLAAKVGATYISPFVGRLDAVGHTGMDLVRQIRTIYDNYGFQTQILTAAVRHPEHVLQAALAGSDVCTMFFDTLKLLYDHPLTDIGLDIFLKDWAKATAKG; from the coding sequence ATGAAACTGTTCATCGACACCGCCGACGTCGCACAAATCCGCGAGGCTTGGAGCTGGGGCATCATTGACGGCGTGACCACCAATCCCACGCACGTCATGAAGACCGGCCGCAACCCGGACGACGTCTATCGCGAAATCCTCGCCCTCGTGGACGGGCCCGTCTCGCTCGAAACCATCGCCACCGAGGCGCCGGCCATCGTGTCCGAGGGCCGTGCGCTCGCGAAGCTCGGCCCCAACGTCGTCGTGAAAGTGCCCGTCATCCGCGAAGGCTTGAAGGCCGTGAAGGCGCTCTCCAGCGAAGGCATCAAGACGAACGTGACGCTGAACTTCTCCCCGTTGCAGGCGTTGCTCGCCGCGAAGGTCGGCGCGACCTACATCAGCCCCTTCGTCGGCCGCCTCGACGCCGTGGGCCACACGGGCATGGACCTCGTCCGCCAGATTCGCACCATCTACGACAACTACGGCTTCCAGACGCAGATCCTCACCGCGGCGGTGCGGCATCCCGAGCACGTCCTGCAAGCCGCGCTCGCCGGCTCGGACGTCTGCACGATGTTCTTCGACACCCTCAAGTTGCTCTACGACCACCCGCTCACCGACATCGGCCTCGACATCTTTCTCAAGGACTGGGCGAAAGCGACGGCCAAGGGATGA
- a CDS encoding sulfite oxidase, translated as MNATQSAPVPASPPAAFPGLVIRDKHPENLEFPFSSLSGVIIPNDQFFVRSHFAVPKLDRAKWRLRVEGLVERPLDLCAGDLHELPRHSVTATLECAGNSRIFLHPKVSGLQWELGAVGNAHWSGVPLAAVLERAGMKPGVVEIVLEGADTGEIKKEPVSPGKIHYARGLPLAKALDPDVLLATHMNGEPLSVAHGFPLRAVVPDWYGMASVKWLTRIIVTDRIFRGYFEGSDYTYWDQRDGLPAQLLPVGEVEVKAQIARPTLHEVIPADSVYRIHGAAWTGNSLITRVEVSTNGGRSWREAQLLGEPVRHAWRLWEFHWRTPSKPGGCVLMARATDARGRVQPMTRDAHRGNYVITHVQPIEVEVRRMKSASVDPDGYAI; from the coding sequence ATGAACGCGACCCAATCCGCTCCCGTGCCCGCATCGCCGCCCGCCGCGTTTCCGGGACTCGTCATCCGCGACAAGCACCCGGAAAACCTCGAATTTCCGTTCTCTTCGCTGTCGGGCGTCATCATACCCAACGACCAGTTCTTCGTCCGCAGCCACTTCGCCGTGCCGAAACTCGACCGCGCCAAGTGGCGCCTGCGCGTCGAGGGACTCGTGGAGCGACCGCTCGACTTGTGCGCCGGGGACCTCCACGAACTTCCTCGGCACAGCGTCACCGCCACCCTCGAATGCGCGGGCAACAGCCGCATCTTTCTCCATCCGAAAGTCAGCGGTCTGCAATGGGAACTCGGTGCCGTCGGCAACGCGCATTGGTCGGGCGTCCCGCTCGCCGCCGTGCTCGAACGCGCAGGCATGAAACCCGGCGTCGTTGAGATCGTCCTCGAGGGCGCCGACACCGGCGAAATCAAGAAGGAGCCGGTCTCGCCGGGGAAAATCCACTACGCGCGCGGGCTCCCGCTCGCGAAGGCGCTCGACCCCGACGTCCTCCTCGCCACGCACATGAACGGCGAACCGCTCTCGGTCGCGCACGGGTTTCCGCTGCGCGCGGTCGTGCCGGACTGGTATGGCATGGCGTCGGTCAAGTGGCTCACCCGCATCATCGTCACCGACCGCATCTTCCGCGGCTATTTCGAAGGCTCGGACTACACGTATTGGGACCAGCGTGACGGATTGCCCGCGCAGCTCCTGCCCGTCGGCGAGGTCGAAGTGAAGGCACAAATCGCCCGGCCGACACTGCACGAAGTCATCCCGGCCGACTCGGTGTATCGCATTCATGGCGCGGCGTGGACGGGCAACTCGCTCATCACGCGCGTCGAAGTCAGCACCAACGGCGGCCGCTCGTGGCGCGAGGCACAGCTTCTCGGCGAACCCGTCCGCCACGCGTGGCGGCTGTGGGAATTCCACTGGCGCACCCCGTCGAAGCCCGGCGGTTGCGTGCTCATGGCCCGCGCCACCGACGCCCGTGGGCGCGTCCAGCCGATGACCCGCGACGCCCACCGTGGCAACTACGTCATCACGCACGTCCAGCCCATCGAGGTCGAAGTGCGCCGGATGAAATCCGCCTCGGTGGACCCGGACGGCTACGCGATTTGA
- a CDS encoding threonine synthase, producing MFFVTHLECANCGQRYESTRVHNLCTACQRPLWVRYDLDAVHANFTKKSLAGRAPTMWRYQELLPVRDPAHIVSLTETITPILATKRLGEHFRLKQLFMKDESRLPTGSFKARGMAMAITKAKEFGIKRVACPTAGNAGGAMAAYAARAGMEAYVFMPEDTPGINQKECFLAGAKTFLVNGLITDCGRIVGEGKAKMKWFDVSTLKEPYRIEGKKTMGLELAEQFEWELPDVILYPTGGGTGLIGMWKAFAELEALGWLKSSRKPRMISCQSDGCAPIAETFKRGDRFAKKFENAATIASGIRVPAAVGDFMILDSVRESGGVAIATPEGDIPKWMRLAASLEGIALCPETAVCLGALEVLLRENKINRDERVLVFNTGASQKYPEAVREQLGRVDITKPVEWDQI from the coding sequence GTGTTTTTCGTCACCCACCTCGAATGCGCGAATTGCGGGCAGCGCTACGAATCCACCCGCGTCCACAATCTCTGCACCGCGTGCCAGCGGCCGTTGTGGGTGCGCTACGACCTCGACGCCGTCCACGCGAACTTCACGAAGAAATCCCTCGCCGGCCGCGCGCCGACGATGTGGCGGTATCAAGAGCTTCTTCCCGTGCGCGACCCGGCGCACATCGTCTCGCTCACCGAAACAATCACGCCGATTCTCGCGACCAAGCGGCTTGGCGAGCATTTCCGGCTGAAGCAGCTCTTCATGAAGGACGAAAGCCGGCTGCCGACCGGGAGCTTCAAGGCGCGCGGCATGGCGATGGCGATCACCAAGGCGAAGGAGTTTGGCATCAAGCGCGTCGCATGCCCCACCGCGGGCAACGCCGGCGGCGCGATGGCCGCCTACGCCGCGCGGGCGGGGATGGAGGCGTATGTGTTCATGCCCGAGGACACGCCGGGCATCAACCAGAAGGAGTGCTTTCTCGCCGGCGCGAAGACGTTTCTCGTCAACGGGCTGATCACGGACTGCGGGCGCATCGTGGGCGAGGGCAAGGCGAAGATGAAGTGGTTCGACGTGAGCACGCTCAAGGAGCCGTATCGCATCGAGGGCAAGAAGACGATGGGGCTCGAACTCGCCGAGCAGTTCGAGTGGGAGCTGCCGGACGTGATCCTCTATCCGACGGGTGGCGGCACGGGCTTGATCGGCATGTGGAAGGCGTTCGCAGAACTCGAGGCGCTCGGCTGGCTCAAGTCCTCGCGCAAGCCGCGCATGATATCCTGCCAGAGCGACGGGTGCGCGCCGATCGCGGAGACGTTCAAGCGCGGCGACCGGTTCGCGAAGAAGTTCGAGAATGCCGCGACCATCGCCAGCGGCATCCGTGTGCCGGCGGCGGTCGGGGATTTCATGATCCTCGACTCGGTGCGCGAGAGTGGCGGCGTGGCCATCGCGACGCCCGAGGGGGACATTCCGAAATGGATGCGGCTCGCGGCGTCGCTCGAGGGCATCGCGCTCTGCCCCGAGACCGCGGTCTGCCTCGGCGCGCTTGAAGTGTTGCTGCGCGAGAACAAGATCAACCGGGACGAGCGCGTGCTGGTGTTCAACACGGGCGCCTCGCAGAAATATCCCGAGGCGGTGCGCGAGCAACTCGGGCGCGTGGACATCACCAAGCCGGTCGAATGGGACCAGATTTGA
- a CDS encoding hydroxyacid dehydrogenase — translation MDILITEDIQAASLDKLAENFTVVRDGALWKDEPRLTEAIRDARAMIIRNQTQVTAGLLASAPKLLCIGRHGVGLDNIDMKAASAAGVVVIAPLDANAMSVAEHTFALMLALARKVVAADRSTRAGEWARLRYTGTELAGKTVCICGLGRIGRRVAVRAKAFEMRVVVFDPFMKPGSPALAESGAMLAATLDEAVAQADFVTTHSPLTAETRQMFNARSFAAMKRGAFFVNTSRGGVVDEAALLAALKSGHLGGAGLDVRETEPPASRGEFEVLDNVVLTPHIASFTTEAQDRTAEGVASDVARVLSGQAAVNSVNFAAPRR, via the coding sequence ATGGACATTCTCATCACCGAAGACATCCAGGCGGCGAGCCTCGACAAGCTCGCGGAGAACTTCACCGTCGTGCGCGATGGCGCGCTCTGGAAGGACGAGCCGCGCCTCACGGAAGCAATCCGCGACGCGCGCGCGATGATCATCCGCAACCAGACGCAGGTGACGGCCGGGTTGCTCGCATCCGCGCCGAAGCTCCTGTGCATCGGCCGGCACGGCGTGGGGCTCGATAACATCGACATGAAGGCTGCGTCCGCAGCGGGCGTGGTCGTCATCGCGCCGCTCGACGCGAACGCAATGAGCGTGGCCGAGCACACGTTCGCGCTGATGCTCGCGCTCGCCCGGAAGGTCGTCGCGGCCGACCGTTCCACCCGCGCGGGCGAGTGGGCCCGCCTGCGTTACACCGGAACCGAACTCGCCGGCAAGACCGTGTGCATCTGCGGCCTTGGCCGCATCGGCCGGCGCGTGGCGGTGCGCGCGAAGGCGTTCGAAATGCGCGTGGTGGTGTTCGACCCGTTCATGAAACCGGGCTCGCCGGCGCTTGCCGAGTCGGGCGCGATGCTTGCCGCCACTCTCGACGAAGCGGTGGCGCAGGCGGACTTCGTCACGACTCACTCGCCCCTCACGGCGGAGACGCGGCAGATGTTCAATGCGCGCTCATTCGCCGCGATGAAACGCGGCGCGTTCTTCGTGAACACCTCGCGCGGCGGCGTGGTGGATGAAGCCGCACTGCTCGCCGCGCTCAAGTCCGGGCATCTCGGTGGCGCGGGGCTCGACGTGCGGGAGACGGAGCCGCCCGCGAGCCGTGGCGAGTTTGAGGTGCTGGACAATGTCGTGCTCACGCCCCACATCGCATCGTTCACCACGGAAGCGCAGGACCGCACCGCCGAAGGCGTCGCGAGCGACGTCGCCCGCGTGCTGTCCGGCCAGGCTGCGGTGAATTCCGTGAACTTCGCGGCGCCGCGACGATAA
- a CDS encoding superoxide dismutase has translation MAYQYPNRQEALLAKVKGKTGKISDKTHEEHLKLYTGYVNKTNAILKELEELAKTLDPANPAHANQIFSTLRSLKVDLTFALGGIINHEIYFSVLGGKGGPATGKVGDLINKSFGSFDAYKRDLKATGIAARGWAWTGYDPTTGLLFNYIGDAQNTFPIWGVKPVLALDTYEHAYYADFFTARGAYIDEFMNSVDWDQVNAFLG, from the coding sequence ATGGCATACCAATATCCCAACAGGCAGGAAGCCTTGCTCGCCAAGGTCAAGGGCAAGACCGGAAAAATCTCGGACAAGACGCACGAGGAACACCTCAAGCTCTACACGGGCTACGTCAACAAGACCAACGCCATCCTCAAGGAGCTCGAGGAACTTGCCAAGACCCTCGACCCTGCGAATCCTGCGCACGCAAATCAGATTTTCTCCACCCTGCGCTCACTCAAGGTGGACCTGACCTTTGCGCTCGGCGGCATCATCAACCACGAGATTTACTTCTCCGTGCTCGGCGGCAAGGGCGGTCCCGCCACCGGCAAGGTCGGCGACCTGATCAACAAGTCCTTCGGCTCCTTCGACGCCTACAAAAGGGACCTCAAGGCCACCGGCATCGCCGCGCGCGGCTGGGCTTGGACCGGCTACGACCCGACGACCGGACTGCTCTTCAACTACATCGGCGATGCGCAGAACACCTTCCCCATCTGGGGCGTGAAGCCCGTGCTCGCGCTGGACACCTACGAGCACGCCTACTACGCCGACTTCTTCACCGCGCGCGGCGCCTACATTGACGAGTTCATGAACAGCGTGGACTGGGACCAGGTGAACGCCTTCCTCGGATAA
- a CDS encoding Ppx/GppA family phosphatase encodes MNYDSTHPRTEEAAICPSAPFRRRAVIDVGTNSVKLLVADVGTAVVQPVLEKSEQTRLGRGFYKTRLLQPDAIAHTARAVAGFSAEAMALGSTPPRVLGTSAARDALNATELAAALRNASNLPLEVITGEQEADFAFRGVTSDPALRDSPLLILDVGGGSTEFIVGRGEDRRFARSFELGSVRLLEQFPIGDPPCAAELAACRRHVRSFLDREVRLQLEPALAAARRDGTLSLVGTGGATTILARMEHRMTDFDRARIEALRLSRDRVTDWTNRLWALPLAARKELPGLPPKRADVILFGAAIYEGVMECFEIPDLRVSTRGLRFGALMAAG; translated from the coding sequence ATGAACTACGACTCCACCCACCCCCGCACGGAGGAGGCCGCGATTTGTCCCTCTGCGCCGTTCCGGCGCCGCGCCGTCATCGACGTCGGGACAAACTCCGTGAAGCTCCTCGTCGCGGACGTCGGCACGGCCGTGGTCCAGCCCGTCCTCGAAAAGAGCGAACAGACCCGGCTCGGCCGCGGGTTTTACAAGACGCGCCTGCTTCAGCCCGATGCCATCGCACACACGGCGCGCGCCGTGGCTGGATTTTCTGCGGAAGCCATGGCACTCGGCTCGACCCCGCCACGCGTGCTCGGCACGAGCGCCGCGCGTGACGCGCTGAACGCAACCGAGCTCGCCGCCGCCCTCCGCAACGCCTCGAATCTGCCGCTCGAAGTCATCACCGGCGAACAGGAGGCGGACTTCGCGTTCCGCGGCGTCACCAGCGACCCGGCTCTGCGCGATTCACCGCTGCTCATCCTCGACGTCGGCGGCGGCAGCACCGAGTTCATCGTGGGCCGTGGCGAGGACCGCCGCTTCGCGAGGAGCTTTGAGCTGGGATCGGTCCGCTTGCTTGAGCAATTTCCCATCGGCGATCCGCCCTGCGCCGCCGAGCTCGCCGCCTGCCGGCGTCACGTTCGGAGTTTTCTCGATCGCGAAGTCCGGCTTCAACTCGAGCCCGCGCTCGCCGCCGCCCGCCGCGACGGGACGCTGTCCCTCGTCGGCACCGGTGGGGCGACCACCATCCTCGCACGCATGGAGCACCGGATGACCGACTTCGACCGCGCCCGAATCGAGGCGCTTCGCCTCTCCCGCGACCGGGTGACGGACTGGACGAACCGCCTTTGGGCGCTCCCACTCGCCGCGCGGAAAGAGCTGCCCGGGCTGCCTCCGAAGCGCGCCGACGTGATCCTCTTTGGCGCCGCCATTTACGAAGGCGTGATGGAGTGCTTTGAAATCCCGGACCTTCGGGTGAGCACCCGCGGCCTGCGCTTCGGCGCGCTGATGGCGGCGGGGTGA
- a CDS encoding ROK family protein has protein sequence MPDTNSKRDLFMGVDLGGTKILAAVFDAQLNCLGRAKASTKPERGPDAVIERVARCAREAVDECDLSFERVRALGIGAPGAVDPESGRMIFAPNLKWEDVPLRKEIEKHLDIPVFVENDCNLCALGVFEVELQSRPRSMVGIFLGTGIGGGIILDGRPFSGFNRTAGEIGHMVLNINGPKCGCGNKGCFEALASRTALFRSIRDAVKDGQKTVLTDMLGPDLADLRSGDLRKAIKRGDKYVEKLVEDAAEYTGIAVANIINLLNPEVVVLGGGLMDQLADEMMSIIVETAHEYALPGTDKGIEIITTKLGDDAGITGGAVLARRASRADSRGEK, from the coding sequence GTGCCCGACACCAACTCCAAGCGCGACCTGTTCATGGGCGTGGACCTCGGCGGGACCAAGATTCTCGCCGCCGTGTTCGATGCGCAATTGAACTGCCTCGGTCGCGCAAAGGCCAGCACCAAGCCCGAGCGCGGTCCGGACGCGGTCATCGAACGTGTCGCCCGCTGCGCCCGGGAGGCTGTCGATGAGTGCGACCTGTCGTTCGAACGTGTGAGGGCCCTCGGCATCGGCGCGCCCGGCGCCGTGGACCCCGAGTCGGGCCGGATGATCTTCGCGCCGAATCTCAAATGGGAGGACGTGCCGCTCCGCAAGGAAATCGAGAAACACCTCGACATCCCCGTGTTCGTGGAGAACGACTGCAACCTCTGCGCGCTTGGTGTCTTCGAAGTCGAGCTGCAATCCAGACCGCGCTCGATGGTGGGCATCTTTCTCGGCACGGGCATCGGAGGCGGGATCATTCTCGATGGACGGCCATTCTCCGGCTTCAACCGCACGGCCGGCGAGATCGGACACATGGTGCTCAACATCAACGGCCCCAAATGCGGCTGCGGCAACAAAGGCTGCTTCGAAGCGCTCGCCAGCCGCACCGCGCTCTTCAGAAGCATCCGCGACGCGGTAAAAGACGGGCAGAAAACCGTGCTGACCGACATGCTCGGACCAGATCTCGCCGACTTGCGCAGCGGCGACCTTCGCAAGGCCATCAAGCGCGGCGACAAATATGTCGAGAAACTCGTCGAAGACGCCGCGGAATACACGGGCATCGCCGTCGCCAACATCATCAACCTTCTCAACCCCGAAGTCGTCGTGCTCGGCGGCGGCCTCATGGACCAGCTCGCCGACGAGATGATGTCCATCATCGTGGAGACAGCGCACGAATACGCCCTGCCCGGCACCGACAAGGGCATCGAGATCATCACCACCAAGCTCGGCGACGACGCCGGCATCACCGGCGGCGCGGTGCTCGCCCGCCGCGCGAGCCGCGCGGATTCGCGGGGCGAGAAGTGA